The Gossypium arboreum isolate Shixiya-1 chromosome 6, ASM2569848v2, whole genome shotgun sequence DNA window TTAATATCATGCACATACTCGATCCGATTTAACCAATGAGCACTTTGAATCATGAAGTTTAagtttagagcatattttaaatTGGCTTTTTTTCTATGGTTAATTTAGAGTTTTCTTCCTAAACTTCTCCAAAATTATTTAGTTGGTGCTTGAACTTTTTTTTCGATACTTAAACTTGTATTTCATCATTCATGTTTGTACTTCCGCACTAACCCTATTAGTTTGTATTGACATGGCACTGATGGCCAATCTAATGGTGACACACAATACATGGCggacataaattaaaaaatctttaaaatatataaattaataaaagtataaATTTTTTCACATAAAAAATGAACTTCTACAAATGATTGCTTAGAAACATTTGAATCTAAACACCATTTTGTCTAGAttcattttaaatgtattttaataagtttatatattttaatttttttataaaatatcaaattttaggttattatttttaaaatatatataaattataaagttataaattataaaaatatatacaattaaatatatatataaaggctataacattttgaaaaatatataaaatatataatatataaatttataaaaatatataaatatataaaaagaacTAAAAAGTATGTCTACAAGGAATTTAAACAAATGGTTGTCTAGATGCATTTGAATTTGGACAACCATATATCTAGGTTCATACTTGATGTAAAAGTTTTATCTTTTTACTAAATTatatactttaaaatttttaaaatttttatatcatttctaatttcataataaaaataataatataaagaaggtaatattttaaaataaaaagttattaacttattaaaaatacatttgaATGAATGAATCTGGACACCAATTTGTCCGGGTTCTTttgattttaaagttttttaaatttttttaatttatacccaTTACGTGACATATTAAGAGGCCGACACATGTCACCATCAAATTGACTCTCAGTACCACATCATCACAAATTACTAATGTTAATGTGAAAGTACTAACTCGAATAACAGAATACAAGTTAAGTACCAAATCCATTTTTTATGCATAATATTTTTGTCCAGCCAACCTTCCTACTCAAACGAATAGTCCGATCCTAGTAAAGTTTGAACATTATAGTATTAGAAAAAGGAATGGAATGGGATGAGAAAAGAAAGGACCTAACCCAAAAGTTCCCATAACTCTGGTAGAGATGTGAGTAATGGAGGGACTCTCATCAAAGAAAATTTTGGCAAGTCCAAAATCAGAAACCTGAATATGCAAAAAAACATACAGTTCATTCACTGTCAAACACTTTACCATAAAACAAACAAAATCACTATATGTATATCTATAGATTTTGAGATCTACCTTAGCTTCAAATCTCATATCAAGTAGAATATTAGCTGCCTTGATATCTCTATGAATGATTGTTGGACTGCCTGTAGGAACAATCTACTTCAATCACAACTAGAACTAGATTATGAAATTTGTGAAATATAAGACACCTCGAAATTCCGACCTAATCAACTTAAACACGAGTTGAATCCACCCCAGCTTAGCCGTAAAAACGTCAACAAAACAAAGCTGTCCGATCCGAATCCGGATTGAACTAATCTCAAAGTTGACCCGAACTAACACTAAAATGACCCAACCAGGAAAATGGAACCTCAAATCTAAATAATCTTAAATCCGAAACAACttgaattaaaatgaatattttaaaacaagaattaactCAACCTGACCAATTGACAGGccgtaaatttttatttttatttttgtaatgagTAAAAGCTAAGAAATCAACTCACAGTCCTCATGGAGATATGCTAATCCTTTTGCAGAGCCTATAGCAATTTTGAGTCTGCTTTCCCAGACTATAACAGGTTGTCGGTTTTCTACAACACAATTAATTACAGTTAAAAATTGCAACACATTGAATCACCGAAACATTCATTGATCATAGCGAATGAAGAAAAGGAAATAATAATACTAACCATGCAAATGGAATTCCAATGTTCTGTTAGGGACAAACTCATAAACAAGCAATCTCTCAGCCCCATTGATGCAGTATCCTACCAAGGAAACAAGGTGTTTGTGATGCAGTCGGCTAATGGTCTCAACCTCGGCCCGGAATTCACGCTCCCCTTGCCGGCTCCCAGCCTTCAGTTTCTTAACCGCGACGTCTTGTCCGGTCAGCAGACGCCCTTTGTAGACGTAACCGAAACCGCCTTGTCCAATGAGGTTGGATTCGGAGAAACCATTGGTCGCAAGGACTAATTCCTCATAAGTGAAAATGCCACTTGAGGGATTCAATGCGGTATCTGCTGTAACTGTTGCTGAATTGGTGACATTTTGTTGTTTTTGTTGCATTGAAGCAGCAGAAGGGCCATCTAGAAAAACAAACCAAATAAAACATTGAAATTCTATCAGATTTGAGTTTTTAATTAAGATTTGAAACCAATACTAGTTGTATTAAATTCACCTTTTGTGACAGAAGAACATTGTTGAATTTTAGTGTCTGAAGGCTTGTGTTTTCTCCTTCTACCTTTGAAACAAATGCACACTAATGCAAACACAACAAATAGTAGAACTGTAACACCAATGGATGCAACTATAAGCCCAATTGGAGAATGTGGCCTGTGCTTTGTGGCTGCCAAACCTCCTTTGTTCGCTGTTAGCGCTAATGCTGCTGCtgctggtggtggtggtggtggtgaagGCGGTGGAAAGGCCTGAAAGAATCCTGGAGTGTTAGGAGCTCCGATGGAATGAGAAGCTGCAGGTGGTAGTGGGGGTGGTGTTGATGTTGGTGGCGGTAGAGGTGGACGCAGTGGAAATGCCCGAAATGGTGTTGGAGTTTTAGGGACCCTAGTAGAACGAGAAGCTgcaggtggtggtggtggtggaagCACCACAGATGGTGGCCTTGGTGGAGCTGTTGGAAGTGGAGTGGATGGCAAAGGTTTAGATGGCTGTTGAGGAGGTGGAGGAGAAGATTTAGGAAGCAATGGGGAAGGAATAATAACCAATGGTGGTGCTGGGAGGGGGGGAGAAGCTAATGGGGTAATTTTAGTAGCAGCAGCAGGCGGTGTTGGTGAGAGTGGTGGTGGAGAAGTAACAACCGCCGGTGTAGGAGTAGTAACAGGACTTATAGCAACAGCAGCAGGAATTGGAGGTGGGGTTGATATTGGGGCCAAATGGGATGCCAACAAGGGTGGAGGAGAAGCAGAAGCAGGAGTTGGTGGGGGTGGTAGAGGACGCAGAACCACCGGGAGTGGTGGTGGTGGAAGAGGAGGAGGGGAATATAGGGGGGATGATGGAGACAATGAGGGTGTTAACAACATACTGGAATGTAGAGTCCACAACTCCCACATGCAAATCAATGTACAATCAAATGTTTTATCCTCGGAGTAGTGGATTTCATAGCTGGAAAGTGTTGTAGAGaatttcttttttgttttggTTGCAGAATTTATGATTCCATTTTTACTGACATAAACCATGAAAGGGGTTAAAAGTAAAACCAACCAACTAAACCACTCCAGAAATAAAAGTTGCAGTTTCAAGGCAAATTCCAATACTATATATGTACCTAAGCCTACTCTAATACTAATGGGgggattttaaaataataatagatgagaGTCACGGGCACCTCTAAGACCTGGGTCCACCTGTTTcgttttttcttttatatatttttcatatcatATGTTATATGTAAATGCAAATGCAAATCTTAGAATTATGGAAGTAACAATGTATattacatttaaaatatttatattatattaatataaaattttggtTCAATCGAAAAATTAGTGTTTTACTGATGCTAAATACCACATGTTTAAATTTAACTATGTGTAACTTTTCAttgttttgttaaaataaaatattaaaccctaaataatataatttatttttaattataaaataatattttgtaaTTTCTTTAATCAAGTTGTTGTTTAATTAATTCCTAATACTAATTCAATTGTGGTTTTAATAGTAGTATAAATTATCTATGAATCATTATATAAATCAAACCAAGTCAtattctcaatttttttttaagcCCAAGTTTAAATTAAGTCCAGCCCAATTCAATAGCACTAAATTTAACTTCAACTTTTAATTTGgcacttgaattttttttgtctCTCAATTTTGTacttgagtttagtttcattattcAACTTGATACCCAAATCAAACATGTAACCTAATGAATATTTGACACATGTGTTCTATTATAAAAATCCCTAAGTACTTCATTGAGACAAAAGAAACTCAAGTATCAAATTAAATAACCTTACCCTACTAAATTGAACATTGAAATCAcattcaatatttatatattttttaattaaattcaatttaaaaaatttttaaacttttgtAATTGGCTTGTGGTTAAGGGATGTCCACTCATGGAACCCACCTGAGCAAGTAGTAGGCTTTTATTTAGGCAATTCCATGTGAACTTAGTGTGTGCATGGGAATGTTCCTACCATGTATGCGTGAGTATTAACTTTCTAACTATACAGTATTGAAAAAATTAgtgcctttttttctttttctatttaagTGAATTTGAGCAAATCCAAGCCTATTCGAGGTGAAAACTTCTTGCCCAAGCTCAGCCAATCAGATAAGCCACCCGACCGATGATCAGGGCACTCATAAATGGTTTCTTTACATAACGAAAATAAGAGACCGTGAGGGAAAATCAATAGACATGTACATTTTAATCATGTAGACATATCTATACCTACCAAAATGGAGAGCTTATCATTTTTCTCCTCTGCAAAATTTCTTTAATGTCTTCCTACTAGAAAAGGGAAGAGCATCTTTGACATCGAGCCATCAAATGAGGAAAGCATTTTGTGCTCAGGAAATGCCAAATTTGGACAAAGCCGACTGGAAAAGAGTTGAGAATACCTGGGATGtacttgttgttccaatagggtcgaaagcgtgtaaattattgtactaaaaaatcacacaaagttcaattcccagggaagagaggtagatcacaaggatctcttaaataccaagtctttccttagtcagaatatcccttttatagtaatttaatagcacaataaatactactattatacctcaaatattgaaagaaaaataggataagaaagaacacaagagttttaacgaggttcgtaaattatacctacgcccctcgcactaacaccggatgataactttactatctccaaaatattacaaacaaatagaattccttaagaattctcaaatgggagaaaagagaaaactaagagagaaagattggttgggataatTTGAAATGAgaatgagaaggcctatttatagttgaggttcaaggaccaaacaataaatagcccattatctcaaggaccaaaaaattatcccatgccactttttcaaagtcaactttagggtgctaaacttgcaccactttggattgtttgccattaaaattgtctaccattaatcataatgttaacaatctccaccttgaagatttgattaggataatcacatcttcacacacttccttcaactccccaaattcgataaagctatcttttgtagtgcctccaaatgcgctctcgGCGCCTTAcactgaaggtgctcaaattctcgggatgttaatcaagttcaaacaatgattaaacttgattgttgttaccaccttggtcatcatatctgcgggattatctgccgccggaatcttcaagtagaatttttccttttcaaagacttcccgcacaaagtgatatcttacgtcgatatgcttggttcttgaatgatagacttgatttttcgctaaatgaatagcgctcgattgtcacaatatagactaatgtgactttgaacaactcccaagtctttcaacaatccattaagccaaatagcctccttaatgactTTTGTAATCGCCATATATTCGCCTCAGTAGTAGACACGACATCAGAGATCagaaggtagacttccaactcactgggctttagcaagagtaaacagatacccgtagttgaacgacgtttatctaaatcaccaaagaaagtcggaatcaacatatccaactacaaacccACCAAGTGCTTC harbors:
- the LOC108484442 gene encoding proline-rich receptor-like protein kinase PERK3, giving the protein MVYVSKNGIINSATKTKKKFSTTLSSYEIHYSEDKTFDCTLICMWELWTLHSSMLLTPSLSPSSPLYSPPPLPPPPLPVVLRPLPPPPTPASASPPPLLASHLAPISTPPPIPAAVAISPVTTPTPAVVTSPPPLSPTPPAAATKITPLASPPLPAPPLVIIPSPLLPKSSPPPPQQPSKPLPSTPLPTAPPRPPSVVLPPPPPPAASRSTRVPKTPTPFRAFPLRPPLPPPTSTPPPLPPAASHSIGAPNTPGFFQAFPPPSPPPPPPAAAALALTANKGGLAATKHRPHSPIGLIVASIGVTVLLFVVFALVCICFKGRRRKHKPSDTKIQQCSSVTKDGPSAASMQQKQQNVTNSATVTADTALNPSSGIFTYEELVLATNGFSESNLIGQGGFGYVYKGRLLTGQDVAVKKLKAGSRQGEREFRAEVETISRLHHKHLVSLVGYCINGAERLLVYEFVPNRTLEFHLHENRQPVIVWESRLKIAIGSAKGLAYLHEDCSPTIIHRDIKAANILLDMRFEAKVSDFGLAKIFFDESPSITHISTRVMGTFGYLAPEYVLTGKLTDKSDVYSYGVMLLELITGRPPIIQQSSSTNHSLVDWARPLLGGAIEANEYESLVDERLNGAYNKSQMANMVTCAAACLRQSAWLRPRMIQVVRALEDNISLPYLEEGSRFWKNSFNSTSSATFIQNAQLCNNNDSFSETTSEYGLNPSGSTTEIEITPKQPEYDLNRER